One window of the Labilibaculum sp. genome contains the following:
- a CDS encoding porin family protein gives MKKIQKVLLILFSAVALIIFFDTKTKAQIALHSNMSYSKIRNDVSIENKKALLGYNYGIAVQYYPFRNAQKLSVINEFNFSRKGYRQNFEEEYEFKFDYLSFPILVDYSLFHNISLQTGVELSQMIDANIEGWKDTYNKFDLGLVLGTSYYYKKKWSLYIRFTYGVLPILDYYNIDDLGNFNGKIHDLKNISVALGIKFNITNEKITCK, from the coding sequence ATGAAAAAAATTCAAAAGGTATTATTGATTTTGTTTTCAGCAGTTGCTTTGATTATTTTTTTTGATACAAAAACAAAAGCCCAGATTGCATTACATTCTAACATGAGTTACTCTAAAATTCGGAATGATGTATCGATTGAAAATAAGAAAGCATTATTAGGATACAATTATGGTATTGCAGTGCAGTATTATCCTTTTCGAAATGCACAAAAATTATCAGTAATTAATGAATTCAACTTTAGTAGAAAAGGATATCGTCAGAATTTTGAGGAAGAGTACGAGTTTAAGTTTGATTATTTATCCTTTCCAATATTGGTGGATTATTCACTTTTTCATAATATTTCTTTGCAAACAGGAGTGGAATTAAGCCAAATGATAGATGCAAATATTGAAGGATGGAAAGATACCTACAATAAGTTCGATTTGGGCTTGGTGCTGGGTACAAGTTATTATTATAAAAAAAAGTGGAGTTTATATATTAGATTTACTTATGGAGTTCTTCCTATTCTTGATTATTACAATATAGATGATCTTGGAAATTTTAATGGTAAAATTCATGATTTAAAGAATATTTCAGTCGCATTAGGAATTAAATTTAATATTACCAATGAAAAAATTACATGTAAATAA
- a CDS encoding phosphatase PAP2 family protein, which translates to MLDWLLSLDRELLLFFNGHHNPFWDAFMMLTSGKVIWFVFYFVIIAVVLNTFGWKKGGLIILSMILVIVLSDQIASSVFKPIFKRFRPSRDPSLSHLVHIVKGYTGGKYGFASSHASNSFGLAVFVSLLFKNRATSVFIIFWAVLVSYSRIYLGVHYPGDIIVGALIGTLSAYFVYSLLRKYSKPSLICKPVQRTHAVARIHQIPLLGSLQIIVMLLSVFYILK; encoded by the coding sequence ATGTTAGATTGGTTGCTTAGTTTAGACAGAGAATTGCTATTGTTTTTCAATGGCCATCACAATCCGTTTTGGGATGCTTTCATGATGCTGACATCGGGAAAAGTAATTTGGTTTGTGTTCTATTTTGTTATAATTGCTGTCGTTCTTAACACATTTGGCTGGAAAAAGGGAGGATTGATCATCCTGAGCATGATTTTGGTTATTGTCCTATCCGATCAAATTGCTTCGAGTGTATTTAAACCTATTTTTAAGCGGTTCCGACCTTCCAGAGATCCATCACTAAGTCATTTGGTTCACATTGTAAAAGGATATACGGGCGGAAAATATGGTTTTGCTTCCTCGCATGCTTCAAATTCATTTGGATTAGCCGTATTTGTTTCCTTGTTATTCAAGAATCGGGCAACAAGTGTATTTATAATATTTTGGGCTGTTTTGGTATCCTATTCCCGAATTTATCTGGGGGTTCATTATCCCGGAGATATCATTGTTGGTGCATTAATAGGAACTTTATCTGCATATTTTGTGTATTCACTGCTGCGAAAATATTCCAAGCCAAGTTTAATTTGTAAACCGGTGCAGCGAACTCACGCTGTTGCGCGGATTCACCAAATACCACTGCTGGGCAGTCTGCAAATTATAGTAATGCTTTTGTCGGTTTTTTACATCTTAAAATAA
- a CDS encoding LTA synthase family protein, producing the protein MKNRLFYLLSAGLFWVAFFFVFRFIFVLYQWDLLEGESFFEIAQAFISGARHDLSLMGYILLLSGLILTLTFWLPAKKLKGLFTLIYAAVGLIFIMILIPNLELYRNWGFHLDATVLSYLKTPKEAMASTTIATHLILWALFILTATVSYYCLRRFVIRKLNQIEPINYKWIPVLLFITAGMIIPIRGGFGIAPMNVGFVYFSQSTFANHVAVNPVWNFSYSLKRMGKDGKLFKFLKDDQLKSTIAGLKCNSDSESLQVIRGKKPNVVVVMLESFTSKAIGSLGGYQGATPNFDALIQEGVLFSNFYAIGDRSKIGIVGLLSGYPSLPQRSVISYTKKTQSIPSLCTTFTKQNYSSAFYYGGDIRFANINSYLMNTGFERLVTMFDFPEDLYNSKWGVHDEHLFDCLLTDIKKETKPFFKVFFTLSSHEPFDVPMEKVIKGNSEDERFLNSIYYTDKCLGKFISDFKQTEAWENTIVILVADHGTRYIDKSVPSDFIKYQIPMLWLGGALKQKNLVIDKLGCQPDMANTLLSQLDMNADEFIFGKDLLNADQKGYAYFDYNNGFGYIDENERSVFDLTSNKYVHEEGESANSRENWKALLQYLNEDFLAR; encoded by the coding sequence ATGAAAAATAGATTGTTTTATTTACTGTCAGCCGGATTGTTTTGGGTGGCTTTTTTCTTTGTTTTCCGATTCATATTTGTTTTGTATCAATGGGATTTACTCGAAGGTGAATCTTTTTTTGAAATAGCACAGGCTTTTATTTCAGGTGCCCGTCACGATTTATCCTTAATGGGATATATTCTTCTTTTGAGCGGATTGATTTTGACATTGACTTTCTGGTTGCCGGCGAAAAAGCTGAAAGGCTTGTTTACGCTAATTTATGCGGCAGTTGGGCTTATTTTCATCATGATTTTGATTCCTAATTTAGAATTGTATAGAAATTGGGGCTTTCATTTGGATGCAACAGTTCTTAGTTACCTGAAAACACCAAAGGAGGCAATGGCTTCAACTACGATCGCAACGCATTTAATATTGTGGGCTCTTTTTATACTTACAGCGACTGTGTCCTATTATTGTCTGCGCAGATTTGTAATTCGGAAACTTAATCAAATTGAGCCAATCAACTACAAGTGGATTCCCGTATTGCTATTCATCACTGCCGGTATGATTATCCCGATAAGGGGAGGTTTCGGTATTGCTCCTATGAATGTAGGTTTTGTTTATTTTTCTCAAAGCACTTTTGCAAACCATGTTGCTGTTAATCCTGTATGGAATTTTTCTTATTCTTTAAAGAGGATGGGGAAGGATGGCAAGTTGTTTAAGTTTCTAAAGGATGATCAGTTGAAAAGCACGATTGCCGGCTTAAAATGCAATTCTGATTCTGAAAGCCTGCAGGTTATTCGCGGGAAGAAGCCTAATGTTGTGGTGGTGATGCTCGAGAGTTTTACAAGCAAGGCAATTGGTTCGTTAGGAGGATATCAGGGGGCAACGCCTAATTTCGATGCACTAATCCAAGAAGGCGTTTTGTTTTCTAATTTTTATGCAATTGGTGATCGTTCAAAGATTGGAATTGTAGGACTTTTAAGTGGATACCCATCCCTGCCGCAGCGCAGTGTTATTTCCTATACCAAGAAAACTCAAAGCATTCCAAGTTTATGCACGACGTTTACGAAGCAAAATTATTCTTCAGCATTCTATTATGGCGGCGATATTCGTTTTGCGAATATAAATTCATATCTCATGAATACCGGCTTTGAGAGATTGGTCACCATGTTCGATTTTCCGGAGGATTTATACAATTCAAAATGGGGTGTTCACGATGAACATCTGTTTGATTGCCTGTTAACAGATATCAAAAAAGAGACAAAGCCATTTTTTAAAGTGTTTTTCACCTTAAGCAGTCACGAACCTTTTGATGTTCCCATGGAAAAGGTGATTAAAGGGAACAGCGAAGATGAGCGATTCTTAAATTCAATTTATTATACAGACAAATGCTTAGGCAAATTTATCAGCGATTTTAAACAAACAGAGGCCTGGGAGAATACCATAGTGATATTGGTTGCCGATCATGGCACCAGATATATTGATAAAAGTGTACCAAGTGATTTTATAAAGTATCAGATACCTATGTTGTGGTTAGGTGGTGCTTTAAAGCAAAAAAATCTGGTGATTGACAAATTAGGCTGTCAGCCTGATATGGCGAATACCCTCTTGTCTCAGTTGGATATGAATGCCGATGAGTTTATTTTCGGAAAAGACTTGCTGAACGCAGATCAGAAAGGATATGCTTATTTTGATTACAACAACGGCTTTGGTTATATCGACGAAAACGAAAGAAGCGTATTCGATTTAACGTCGAATAAGTACGTTCATGAAGAAGGTGAAAGTGCCAACAGCAGAGAGAACTGGAAAGCCTTATTGCAGTATTTGAATGAGGATTTTCTGGCCAGATAG
- a CDS encoding nucleotidyltransferase family protein yields MLNAMIFAAGLGTRLKPFTDSKPKALVELAGKPLLERAILKLIELKVDRIVINVHHYADLIEDFLRKNNNFGVDIRISDEREELLDTGGGLKNATDLFIPDAPVLIYNVDVFSSLNLSELINFHKLTGALVSMVVRERNSSRYLYFNKENQLTGWKNCKTGEIKKTGEDMSDSEALAFSGIHVISPKLFSLIREEGKFSIIDMYLRLAKNEKILAFKDSSQIWTDLGKPEDLAWAEEHLK; encoded by the coding sequence ATGTTGAATGCAATGATTTTTGCTGCAGGTTTGGGCACCCGCCTAAAACCATTTACCGACTCGAAGCCAAAAGCTTTGGTTGAGTTGGCAGGAAAACCACTTTTGGAAAGAGCAATATTAAAATTAATAGAGCTTAAGGTTGACCGTATTGTAATTAACGTGCATCATTATGCCGATTTAATTGAAGATTTTCTTCGAAAGAATAACAATTTTGGTGTTGATATTCGTATTTCAGACGAAAGAGAAGAACTACTGGATACAGGAGGTGGATTAAAGAACGCCACTGATTTATTTATTCCTGACGCACCCGTTTTAATCTATAATGTAGATGTTTTTTCTTCCTTGAATTTATCTGAACTAATCAATTTCCATAAACTGACCGGGGCATTGGTAAGTATGGTTGTGCGGGAAAGAAACAGCAGCCGGTATTTGTATTTTAATAAGGAAAATCAGCTGACAGGCTGGAAGAACTGTAAAACAGGTGAAATTAAGAAGACTGGAGAGGATATGAGTGATTCAGAAGCACTCGCTTTCAGTGGAATTCATGTGATTAGTCCGAAGCTATTTTCATTGATTAGAGAGGAAGGTAAATTTTCCATTATCGATATGTATTTGCGCCTGGCAAAAAATGAAAAGATTTTGGCTTTTAAAGACAGCTCTCAAATATGGACAGACCTTGGTAAACCTGAGGATTTGGCCTGGGCAGAGGAGCATCTAAAATAA
- a CDS encoding YegS/Rv2252/BmrU family lipid kinase produces MEKINLQDIIFVINPHSGTNSGKILEKFKELAPKVDYFISNSLEEFDVFLNAKAEKYKVLIICGGDGTINTTLKYLIKYPKLKLAVLPNGSGNGFARELGFDGDIKKLLDQILKGGTEKIDVLKINNELCGNMAGLGFDSYVAAEFEKMPARGLKTYVYCTIQALLKYKPIQAKVTVDGSVIEGKYHMINIANTRQFGNNALIAPKAIYNDGLLDLVLIKKIPFYVVPNFVVCLFLGKLKNSKYVQFVKASRLAIDSNSKTYHVDGEPKALTETLNVEILKQIEVVKMK; encoded by the coding sequence ATGGAAAAAATAAACTTACAGGATATCATTTTTGTTATCAATCCTCACTCCGGTACTAATTCGGGTAAAATTCTTGAGAAATTTAAAGAGCTTGCTCCGAAAGTAGATTATTTTATCAGCAATTCTTTGGAGGAATTTGATGTTTTTCTTAATGCTAAAGCGGAGAAATACAAAGTACTTATCATTTGCGGAGGCGATGGTACGATAAATACAACACTAAAATATTTGATTAAATATCCCAAGCTAAAATTAGCTGTTTTGCCTAATGGTTCAGGCAATGGTTTCGCCCGTGAGTTAGGTTTTGATGGTGATATTAAAAAATTACTCGATCAGATTTTAAAAGGAGGAACGGAAAAGATTGATGTTTTAAAAATAAACAATGAACTATGCGGTAATATGGCTGGTTTAGGTTTTGATAGCTATGTGGCAGCAGAATTTGAAAAGATGCCTGCACGAGGACTTAAGACCTATGTTTATTGCACCATTCAAGCGCTTTTAAAATACAAACCCATACAAGCAAAAGTAACTGTTGATGGTTCTGTTATTGAAGGCAAATATCATATGATCAACATTGCCAATACGCGGCAATTTGGGAACAATGCTTTAATTGCTCCAAAGGCGATCTACAACGATGGTTTGCTCGATTTGGTTTTGATAAAAAAGATTCCCTTTTATGTAGTACCGAATTTCGTGGTTTGTTTGTTTTTAGGAAAGTTGAAGAACTCGAAATATGTGCAGTTTGTAAAAGCCAGCCGTTTGGCAATTGATTCAAATTCTAAAACCTATCATGTGGACGGAGAGCCCAAAGCCTTAACCGAGACTTTGAATGTAGAAATTCTGAAACAGATTGAAGTGGTGAAAATGAAATAG